TCTTTAAAGCATTCATGATACCTGATGGATCTGTTGGAGAAAACTCTTGGTGAATTATTAAATCAAAAAAAGCCATGAAAATAGTATAAAATGCAGTTGGTATTGGATTATTACTTTTAGGATTTACTATTTTCAACAAACACTTGGATTCTGAACTATAAGATTCTATACTTTCCCTCAATATAGAAAATGTTTTTATTATTTCTTCTTCAAGCCTTTTAGGCAGATAAGTTATTAAAGCATTTTCAAGTTTTTGAGCATAGGAACTATTTGGATCATAAAGATCATCGAAACGTTCAGTACTGCGTGATAGTGGCTCATTTAACAAAATAGATGCAACAATATCAGCAATCATCTGCTCATCTTCACTTTCTCGTAACTGTATTACATTAAGAGCACCTTGTTTACACCATATTGTGTCATCAGCTTGAATTTTATAACCTTGATTAGATTGTTTGGAATCAATACTAATTTCTGGCATTTCAGGAAGACGTAATATTTTCTCAGAATCATCTCCACGTAGCTTCATCGCAATTGTTCTTACCACTTCTGCAAATAGGGTAGTTACTCCTGCTTGTCTTCTCTCTTGACGACTTAAATGTTTACCACTTGAATTAATTCGACCAAAAATTTCTGTAATATCTTCTTCCTCCATTGCAGTATAAACTGTTACTGCTAATAGATAATCCACAATATCAGCACATTTATTTTTGGCAAGAATTTTAGCACTATTGTCTTGTATTTTTTCAAAAGTACCATCTTCTGCTAATTGTCTAGCATAGGAAAATTCATCAATATCAAAATATTCATTTTCAAAGGCGAATGTATTTTCAATAAAACTAAAAATTGCATTTAATCTTTGCATTCCATCTATAATTTCATACTTCCCACTACCATGTATTTGGGGGCGTTCTGCTAGCAAAATAAGAGGTATTGGATATTTGAGTAAAATACTTCCAATTAATTTTTCTTTTTCTGATACTGTCCAAACAAGCTTTCGTTGATACTTACGATTTACTAACAAATTACCTGAGCGATAGAGCCGATAAGCCTCATTAACGGTCATTGGACGAGGTGCAGTACTCATAAATTATTATTTAAAGTAACTTTAAGAATAAATTATACTTTAAAAATTTAAAAACCCCGGTTATACTTGGAACAATTGTGTTGTAAAGAAATAGGTTATCGCACCCTCCCATTTAGCATTCAAACCTAACCACCCAAATCCTTTCCCTACAAGCTAAGGGCGAGAAATCCGGCTCCCCTCTCCGCGTCGGAGAGGGGCTGGGGGAGAGGTCATATCATGTATGAATAAACACAAATTTTTATACTTTATACATGAATAATCCAATACCAAAGCAACCCTTGCCACGGAAAGATGAGGAAAATCGCAATATTATCATCGGACAAAAAGTAAACTCAGTTAAAGTGCAACGTGCCAAAGAACTTCGCCAGCAAATGACACCAGAAGAAAAAATACTTTGGCAACATCTTCGTGCTAATCGCTTGCATGGTTTACACTTTCGTCGTCAGCAAATTATTGATGGTTTTATTGCAGATTTCTACTGTCACAAAGCTGGATTAGTGGTAGAAGTAGACGGAAAAATTCATGAGCAACAAGTCGAATATGATCTAGAACGAGATAAAGTTTTGTTAGCGAAGGGACTGCGTTTATTGCGGATTAAAAATGAAGAAGTAATACAGGAAATTAATAAGGTTTTGATGTGTATTTATAAAGCTTGTTCTGAAGAGACCTAACCCCCCAGCCCCCTTCCCTACGAGGGAAGGGGGAGAAATCTGGCTCTTTCAAAAGTAAAACTAAACTTATGAATCAAAATGACATTGCTACTCCATAGAGCGATAGAGTAAAAGTGCAAGATTAACAGGAGGTAGCAATGGCGCGTAAACGCTTGATTATCGAGATGGGAATGGGAATAGACCAGCATGGACAAGAACCGACGGTAGCAGCAGCTAGAGCAGTACGTAATGCGATCGCTCACAATGCTTTACCCGGTGTTTGGGAAGTTGCTGGCTTAAATGACCCTAATCAAATGATTGTCGAAGTTGAAGTAGCAGTACCCTATCCAGAACAAGTCAGGGAAGAGGAGGTACTAGCTGTACTACCTTTTGGTCGCAAAACCCTTACTGTACAATCTGGGGGGATGGTGGTTCAAGGAAAAGCAATTCCTGCTCTGAACGATAAAAATGACGAAATGTTGATAGCGATCGCCGCTGTCACCGTTCTCATCGAAAATGATTAGCTAAGGCAATCACTGCAAAATTTAATTAATAAAATGACGCATCTACAAGAACAACATTGGGAAAAATTATTTGGATTTCTGGATACAGAAGACAAGCCTATGTATGGTACATGGACTGTTTATTCTCCAGAAAAAGAAATCATCAAGTCTTCTCAAGGTATTAGGAATTTGCGGGCAAATGCAGATAAAACAGTAATTACTCACACAAATCAGTTTCCATCGCCAGATGGGAGTATGCTCGAAAAACAATGGCAAATGCCAAAAGAAACTTGTAATCTACCAGATGGATTATTACATCCAGCTAACCCATCTAAAAGGGCGTTAGCTCTTATTGATGATGGTAGTAGTGCTTGGGTGACTCAAAAACTGGAATCAGGACACAATTTTTCGGCTGAGTTGTTTTTGAAACATGAAGATTGGAATACTAGCATAGGTAGTATCTATGCAGAGAATGGTGATTTAGAGAAAATTTTATATTTGCGTGAACATTTAAACAGCTTTCCTGACATAGCAACAGGCAAGGAAATAACTCATTTATTAGGAAATTGGATAGGTACAAAGCAATCCATCACTTCTGATTTAAAAATTTCCGAAGCCGAAGAAATTCACAATTTAGTTTTAGACCCAACTGGAGGCAAGAATGAAAGTTTTTACTTACCTGATGGCGTAGTTTTGAATATTCCTAAAAAACTGAGTATAGGACAAGAATTTGACATAGTAGCTGCTAAGTTAGTTGCAGAAAATCGCTATAAACGCCTCACTGCTAAATATAATAGTTTTGGTGTATTCGTACTGTTAATCTCAGAAGTATTTAAATCAGATAATGAAGATGTATAACCGCAGTTAGAAAATTGTAACAAATTCTGATTTTAAAAGTTTCACCATATAAATCTTCAATCTCTCGGACTGATCATTTGCAGAGGAAGATATAGATGATAGAAACCTGGAGAAAACTATGGCATTAAATACAAAGATATTAGAGACAGAACCACCAACTTCTATCTCTGAGACACTAGAGGAGAAGCAAGAATTTAACTGGCGGCAATGTTGGTATCCTGTCTGTTTTCTACAAGACCTACCAACTAACCGTCCTTACAGCTTTTCTTTATACGATGAACCTTTCGTTTTGTTTAGAAACAAAGATGGACAACTTGTTTGTTTAACAGATCGTTGTCCTCACCGTGCAGCTAAACTCTCTGAAGGTCAGATAATTGACGGCAAAATTGAATGCTTATACCACGGTTGGCAGTTTGGCGATAATGGTGAATGTCTGCATATCCCCCAGTTAGCAACAGATGCAAAGATTCCGGTTAATGCCTGCGTGCCATCTTTTAAAGTTGTAGAACGTCAAGATATCATTTGGGTGTGGGCAGGAGAAAGCGAAACTGCTGTGGATGAACTCATCCCAACCCTAGCAGATGTAGATAAACCGGGATTTATATATACAGACTTTATGTTGGATCTACCTTATGACCAAACATACCTGATAGAGAATGTCACAGATCCTGCTCATGTCGCTATCAGTCATCACGCTACCAGGGGCGGTGGTAATCGCAAAAATGCTCAACCACTAGAGATAGAAGTGTTAGAGAGTTCAGTTAAGGGTATTCGAGGCAGATGGCGAGGAACGAACAAATCAAATGAAACCTGGAAATATATTGATTTTGTTGCTCCAACTTTAGTTTTGAACACTGCTTATATTGAAGAACGAGGTTGGACATTTGGGCTAGCTTTGTATTCAATCCCTCTAGGTAAAGGGCGATGTCGTCTTCTAGCCAGAGGTTATCGTAATTTTATGAATTTGGGAGTCAAGCTCAGACCTCGTTGGCTTGATCACTTGAATACTAACAAAATATTAGAGCAAGATTTGCCCCTCATTGTAGGGCAACAAGCAGAAATTGAGCGATTGGAGGCCAGTCTTAAAGAATTATATTTGCCGTTGAAGACATCTGACACGTTGGTAGTTGAATACCGCAAGTGGCTAGATAAATTTGGTGCATCTTTGCCTTTTTATCATGGTTATTCTACTAGGAAAAATACTGGTAATGGCGAGTTTAATCAACAACCAATGTTGCTAAACAGATTCTCGCGACACACACTAATATGTAGTTCCTGTAATCGAGCTTATCAGGTAACAAAACGATTACAACAAAGCTGTATAGTCGTTGCGATCGCTCTAGCTTTTATTGCGATACTTGCAGATACTTCCGGAACCAAAATAGCAATAATTTCGGCTGCTGTGACAGCGGTTGCTTTAGCAGCCATATCTCAGAAACTCAAAACTCACTTTGAGCATTCTTACACTCGCCATTAATTATGAAGGCGAAGGAGAAGAACTGAGTTTAAGCCTTCTTACACCCATCATTAAATAATGCAAACTGATATCAGTGCGTCAATCCAATTTGCTGAATAATCAGGATGAATTTGTTAGCTTTGCGCTAGACTAGAAACATTGGGATAAAAATCTCTGGCAGTAAGTTCAATACACTACTAACCTTCACCACTCCAGCGAAAATGTCTCAAGAACATAATAAATCACTCCAAGTTCAGGACATAACTGAACTTAAGCCGAAACACTTTGCAGACTTAGTTAGAGCTGCACAATTGGTTTTTGACCCCACAGCGGGAGTCTCAGGAAGAAATATAACAGTTGACTGGGCAGAATTTGGCATTCCCCGTGATGTAGCTGACAATCTAAAATTGCTTGGAGAGCAGTATCAATATGCATCTCCTCACATTCCTGTCGAAGTTATTTGGAGTAAATTAACTCCAGAAACTCGGATTTGGTTCGTGGAAAATAAAGATAGGTTGTGGCAGCTTGAAGAAGCTTTCCCAGCGCTTGACGAAGATTAAACAGCTAAACCATTGACAGAAATACAGATTAATTCTAGGGACACAATAGTAATTGTGTCCCAATCATACAAAAAATATCTCAACAGAGCGATCGCCTTTACCACTCTCAGGGAATACTAGGAGAATGTTTATTTTTCAATAGTTGTGGTATGCGTACATTTTTTTCTTTGTTAGGGCAACTACTTCAGTATCTACGTACTTGGTCAGGAATAGGACTACTGTGTCTAATTTTAAGCTGGTCACTTCCTGCACAAGCCGCTAGCGATATCAATCCGCAACTGGAAAAACAAGTATTACAAATCATCCGTGAACACCCACAAGCAATTCTCGAATCTGTTCAGGCATTCCAACAGGAACAGCAGCAGAAACTCAAGCAAGCACGGCAAGGATTTTTACAGGATTTAAAAACCAATCCTGAAGCAGTGATTGGTGAATCTCCCACGACGGGGCCAACTCAATCAAAAATTTTGCTTGTAGAATTCTCAGACTTTCAATGTCCCTACTGTGCTGAAGCGCATAAAAACTTAAAACAATTGTTAGCAAAGCATGAAGGTGAAGTCAGATTAGTTTATAAAAACTTACCGCTGGCTTCAATTCATGCTGAAGCGTTACCATCTGCAACAGCGGCTTGGGCAGCAAATCGGCAAGGTAAATTCTGGGAATATTATGATGCTTTATTTACCAATCAAAAGCAACTGGGTGAAGCGTTGTATTTGGATATTGCTAAAAATCTGAATTTGGATTTAGATAAATTTAAACGCGATCGCAGTCTTGCGACTCCCGCAATTGGCAAAGATGTTCAGCTTGCTCAAAAATTGGGGATTCCTGGCACACCTTTCTTTATAGTTAATAGTCCAACTGTCTCAGGAGTAATACAGCCACCAGACCTCCAAAGTATATTTGCTAATGCTGATAGTAAGTAAATTGGTTTGTTTGAAATTGGACTAGTACAGGTAAGAGAAATCCTGGTTTTTTCTGCAATAATTGTGCTACGTACAATAATAATTGTGCTACGTACAATACGGTTGAGTTAAAGATTGTTTGTACTCATTTTATGCCCTTCAAAATGTTGCATTGCAACCTCTCAAAACGAGGTTATCATTCTCTTATCCCAAGCGTATCGGTTGTAAACAGACTGCTTGCAAAATTAGGAGTAAGGAATAAGTAAAAGAAGCAAGGAGATAGAATTTATTTTTTCTCCTTGCTAAATTTTTTACAATCAGCGATTTTTGAATGTATTTAATTATGTATAACTGAGCAGCAATAATCAAGTATATGTAAACTGTGTATTTTTTATACTCTGTAATATTTATTTAGATATATACTTTCTTGTTTAACAAGAATGTGCATCTTTAGTTAGAGGTTAATAAATTATTAAACTGTTCTACTTAAGTCAAGTGTAAGGAGTAGCTGATGAGGAGTGAAGAGGAGAAATCTTACTCATTCCTCATATTCTTCAAAACGTCAAAAATTAAACCAGTGCTAGTTTAGCCTTAGCAAAAAGTTTAATCAACAGAGCTAATTCCTTAAGTACAGAACCACAAATAAATTAGAATTTTTAGTTTGGGCTGTGTCTTCGAAGACAGCGCAAACTAAAAGCTACAAAGTATATTGAATGAGGCGATCGCAAACAACCGCATCATATCAGACATAGCGATCGCTGTGTGTCCATCCTAGAGAAAGGCAACAAATTCGCTAGCCACAGCACCACACAACATTTACATAAATCCCACTTTAGCCGCAACGCCGCCAGTGGGACGAGAAATATTATCAAACCCACAGACTTGGGCCGCTACTGAATTTTGTTGTTAGTAGTTAAAATAACTACTGATTACTAGACTTATTGCTAGAGTGAAAGTTCAAATTAACGGGATTGAGTTGTTCTACGACATTAAGGGAGCGGGTGAGCCTCTGCTATTAGTGGCTGGCTTCTTGTGCGATCATGCCTATTGGTCATTACTAATGCCCTCATTGATTTCACGTTATCAGGTGATTCGCGTAGACAATCGAGGTATGGGGCGTAGTTCTGCTCCTGACAGTCCTTATAGTCTCAAGCAGATGGCTGGTGATATTGCAGCATTGCTTGATCATATCGGTATTGATAAGGTACATTTAGCAGGCCACTCCATGGGTGGTCAGATTGCTCAAGAGCTGGTATTAGCACACCCCGAAAAGGTACAAAGTCTGATACTACTCTCATCTTTGGCAAAGGGTGATGAACGATTTAACAGTATTATCGAGACTTGGGGTGATTTGCTTAACAATGTAAACCTAAAGCTTTATGAAAAGGTGGTACTGCCCTGGATATTTACCGATGAGTTTTACTCAATTCCTGGGATGATAGAAGGCTTAATTGAATTTGCAATCAAATATCCCTTCCCGCCTGCTACTCATACACTCTATCATCACAGCCGAGCTATCCTTGACTTTGACACAACAGACCGCCTCAAACACATTCATTGCCCTACTCTAGTTCTGGTTGGTAAACAAGACGTTCTCACCCCAATCAAATTTTCTGAGCAACTTGCTCAAGCTATTTCCAACGCTAAACTTCTAGTCCTCGAACGTGGCGGTCATGGCTTTTTGGTAGAGTCGCCAGATGCTGTAGCTTCAGCCATACTGAAGTTTCTGGGAAGTTTTACCCCAACTTTTACTAAGTAGCTAGATATAAATAAATTAAAGTTAGTGGTTGCGTTTTAGCGCTAAAGCGCAACTACGAACCACGCAGCTTAAATTTATATTTTTTTGTTAAATTAAATACATTTTTTTCTTTTTTTTCAGCTTGAAGTGTATAACCTTAGTTATAAGCTCCTTTATATACATAGATTTGGTGAAATCACAGGAGCAAGTTACGACATTCAAATCTGATGTTTCAAACAGGGGATGGACTGTCATGACACAGCACAATGCTGCCCAACTTTTTAAAGCAGTAAAACAAAACCAAGCATTAAAGCAAAGGCTAAAAGCAACATCTGACCCAGAAGCCTTTGTCAAGATTGCTAAAGACCGTGGTTATGAGTTTACTGTCGAAGAACTGCACACTGAGATTAGTAAATTGTCTGAAGAAGATTTAGCAGCCATTGTCAATCCAGGTTTAGCACCTCGACGCCATATTCATCCCAGGTAATTATTTAACCTGCGCTTTATACGTATGTAGAGACGTTGTATTGCAACGTCTCTACAAATAGGTTTTTATTAGATTTTGCAACCTTAGCGAAATTCAGATGGGCAATAAATACCCACCGAAATTAGGTTTTAAACCTACTTTGCTGCTAAATAGGCTTCTAATGCCTCAGAACCCCCAATTAATTTACCATCGATAAATACTTGGGGAACTGTTGTCGCACCTGTAACCGCCCGTAAAGAGCGCGTGGTAATATCTTTCCCTAAGACTATTTCTTCGTAGTCTAGACCATGTTCTTTGAGCATTGTTTTAGCGCGGGCGCAGAAAGGACAACCCACTTTCGCAAACAGGGAAACTACTTCTGGCTTCGCTGCTTGGGGGTTGATATATCTAAGCATTGTCTCAGCATCGGATACCTTAAAGGGATCTCCAGGCTCATCTGGCTCAATGAACATATTTTCGATTACACCATCTTTCACCAGCATAGAATAGCGCCACGATCGCTTACCAAAGCCCAAGTCTGATTTATCTACTAGCATTCCCATGCCTTCAGTAAATTCACCATTTCCGTCAGGAATTACTGTGATATTACTTGCCTCTTGATCCTTTGCCCATTCGTTCATCACAAAAGCATCATTGACAGAAATACAGATAATGTCATCGACACCGTTTTGCTTAAAAACCTTAGCCAACTCATTGTAACCAGGAAGATGAGTTGATGAGCAAGTCGGAGTATAAGCACCTGGTAAAGAGAAAACAACAACTGTCTTACCAGCAAACAGCTCATCGGTTGTCACATTCACCCACTGGTTGTCCTTACGAGTACGGAACGTGACGTTGGGAACTCTTTGTCCTTTGCGATCGGCGAACATAATTAAACCTCCGTTAGTTATCAATCTTTTGCTGGTGCTGCATGATTTTCATGTCACCCCCCGATAAGTCTACAAAGGCTTTAGCCTCTATGTCACACAAAATTTATAAAGGCTTTGGTATCCATGCAAAAACAAACTTAAGGCAGATTATGATCTGCCTTAAGTTTGTAGACTTTTGCGTCTAAATGTTATATATGTTGGCAACAAAAGCTTTAAGAAAATTCATCTATAAATGGAGCGATCGCAGCTACAAATTCAGCCGTTGATTCATAGGGTAAAACATTTCGCCCATTCATTTTTATTCCCCGACCTTGAGGTAAACTGGCGAGATAATCAGCTAAGCGTTCAGAGGGTGTTTCTTTTTTGCCTTCTTCGCTGATACTTGATGCTGTTTCGCCGACGACTACAAGTGTGGGTTGCTGAATTGAGGCGATCGCACTACTATAATCTTGTCGCCAAAACCCCGCTAAAAAAGAAAATACTGCATGGCGATTGGCAAGATTTGCTGCACCTGCAACCAATGTATTTAACCATTCTGCATCAACAGCATGATCATCAGCAAATAATTGGCGAGTGGAGAAAGAACGCAAAAATTTGGGAGTGCGTGCATACCGATAAAAAGCACTACCAAAAGGCGAATCTAATAAATTCCAAATAACTTTTTGTCGCCACTCAGGTGATTTTTTTGTAATTACAGCCCAAGCTGGCGGCCCGGCTAGTATAAGTCCGGCAATTAAATTTGATTCCTTTTGAACTAATTCTATTGCAACTGGCAATAAAGCGCCTTGCACTACCACAATTACAGGTTTCTGCACTACTGTTTGTAAAAAGTATTGCAACTGTTCTGCCCAATCACCAGGAGTGTAAGCCACATGAGGCATATCACTTTCACCACATCCGAGTAAATCAGGGTTATAGATTGGATTGAGGTGGCTTGTATTATACCATTCACGGCAAAATCTCTGCCAAAATTGCCGCGATAAGCCAACACCAATAGGATGAATTAACAGTAAAGGAATACCTTCAGGTGTTGTATTAGTTGGTTGATGTAACTCGTAGGCGCAGCGGTAATTTTGCCAAGTGTAAAACTGAGTAGAAGATGGTGTTAGACTGGTTATATTAGCTATAGCAGATGGTTGCATAATTCCAAGCTTTTAATACTTGTTAAAAAAGCATCTGTGAATGAATCAACTGGTATCCAGCTTCTTTAATTTTTTCATTCGATACCCAAGCATTATATGGGCGAATACTCTTGACAGAAGTATCCCATATAACTTTAGGTAAATTATATTTTTCAAATAGGCTATCTAGCATTTCTCGACTAGTCAAATGAGCATCATCCACCAAATTGTAAATACCTTCTAAGCGCTGGTTACGGGCAAATTCTACAGCACCAACAATATCATCAAGGTGAATCCAATTAGTTATATCCTCGCCATTACCAGGACGGGTTGTACCAGAATATCGGTTAAATATTTTCATCAGTTCTCTACCAGGGCCATAAATTCCTCCCAAGCGCAAGATACAAACTCGCAGATTTTCGTTAGATGCTGATAGCAACACATCCTCCGTTTTGCGGAGAATTTGTGCATTTAAATTGGCAGGTGCAAGCGGTGTTTCTTCATCTACCCATACACCATTTCTATCACCATATACTGCATAACTTCCTGTATATATTAATTGTTTCACGCTAGGAATCTGCCCCAAGACTGAAACTAAACTTTTGGCAGTTTGCAAATAAGTTTCTTCATAGACATCTGCACCTTTTGCACCAACACTCAAAAGTACAGCATCTTGATTTTGCAAAACTGATTTTAGATTTTCTAGGTCATTGCCTTGGATAACTGTAACTCTTTGGGCGACTGATTGTAGCGCTGGAACCCGCTCAGGGGATGTTGTGGTGGCGCTCACAAAAAAATTCAGCTTTTGCTGCCAATATTGAGCAACTGCATAACCAACATAACCACAACCAATGATTGCAACATTCATGGCAATTTAGACACCAATAAATTAAACTGCTTGCTGGAGTCAATATTCTCAATTAAGGAACTTGGCGTAAATAAATTTACGCCCAATAATCAAGAGCCAAGAGTCAAGAGTTTTTAACTAATGACTAATGACTAATAACTAATGACTAATAACTATTTTGCTAATTCTCTCTTAATTGTGGCAATTAATTCTGGTGAATAAGGTTGAACACTACTACTAAATCGAGCTACTACTTCACCTTGCTTATTGACTAAAAATTTTTCAAAGTTCCAAGCAACAGGCCCCGTTGGCTCAACGGCCTTAGTAAGTCGCTCATAAAGTGGGTGTTGCTGGGAGCCTTTAGCATGAACTTTATCGAACAGATCAAAGCTCACACCATACTTGCTTGTACAGAATTGTACGATTTCTTCGTTGCTTCCTGGTTCCTGCGCTCCAAAATCGTTGCAGGGAAAACCCAAAATACTTAACCCAGCGTCCCCAAACTCTTGGTTCAACTTTTCTAGTCCGTCATATTGGGAGGTATAACCGCAATATGAAGCTACATTCACAATTAACAGTACCTTCCCGGTATACTCACTTAGCTGCTTATCCTTGCCATTAATAGTTTTGACTGCAATATCAGAAATTGTGCTACCCATTTTAAATCTGAATCTATAGGGAATATTGCCAAGTTTCCCATATTGCAGGTACTACAAATCCGGTTGACTTGGGAAAAACAGGTTTTTTAGCATTGAATTGAGGGCTGGGAACTGGAGACTGGGAACTGGGGAATAGGGACAAGGAAGATCAGCAAGTAGACAGAGAATAACTAATACTCTTATTCCCTACTCCCTACTCCCTATTTACTGATGAATTGCGCCATCAGGCATGATTGCTCCAGCCAAGTTAGCACCAATCAGTTTCACGAGCAAGCGTTCGCCAGAGCGAATCCGCGCTCCTGTCAAGTCAGCTCCCCGCAAATCTGCTCCGCTGAGATCCGCTCCGATTAAATTAGCAGCCCGCAAATTCGCTTCCCTGAGATCAGCTAAAAGTAGGTTTGCCCGAAATAAATTTGCTTCAGATAAATCTGCTCCTCTGAGATTCACTTTGTGCATAAAAGTATCACTGAGATCAGCACCACTCAAGTTCGCATAACTCAGGTTTCTACCAGATAAATCTTTATTACTCAAATTCGCCCGACTATAGTCTTTGCCACTCAAGTCCGAGTTTTGCTTTGGTGGATGATGGCTTGAATCGGTTGTTGGCGATGATTTTTTCTGTTGATGTGGCGGTGAATAAGGTTGTGAGTAAGGTTGTGAGTAAGGGGTAGTCTGATGTTTAGCTTTTGAAGAGCGCAATTTGTCACGAGCCTCATTAATTGCTTTGAGCTTGTCTTGTGCTTTTTGCTGTAAGCGGAGATTTTCTTTTGGAATGCGATCGGGATGCCAAACAAAGACTAAATCTTTGTAAGCCTGGTTCACTTCCTCAAGCGTTGCCCCAGGCTCTAATTCCAAGACTCTATAGTACCGCTCCAACTCACTCATAAGACGTTTTGGTGGACAATCAACTTAATTATGAGTGATGCAGCCGATAGATGGCTGCATCTTTTGCTAATAGTCATTTGTCATTTTTCATTTGTCATTGGGCATTATTTATTCTTTACTGTCCCGCACTCTCCCACTCGCAACTCTCCAACTCTCCCACTCATCTCCCCATAACGCCATTTCTCCATCGCATCATACCTCTTAAATATGCTCCCACTGGAACCTGATAGACCTCAATAAAAATCCAAACAATAATTGATAAATGCGAGAAGAAAGTTAATATAGTCCAAATATATGGCATCCAGGTAACTGGCTCTTTTGGGGTAGGAGGAAAATAATAAGCTACTATGCCAATGAGAGTAGTAGGAAGGAGTACAAAAGCTACAGAGGCTAGTCCATAACCCCACCCTAATTCCACACCTTCCAACCGGGCTTCTGTCCAGTTAAAACCATTCCACCGCCAAGTTAAGGGAGGTTGTCTAGAAGGCATTTTGATTTGCTGTAGTTCTAGATTAGCGGTAAAAATCTCTTGGCAAAAGTCACAAGCCATCGCTTCCATCAATGGCATATGAGAAATCTTACCTATCCGACAGACTGGGCAGGGGTAAACTCCATGATAGTCGAAAGATGTGGCTAAGATTTTGGAACTGGGCATAATCAAACAGGTGATCCTAAAAATCTTGATCGGGTCAATCAGAGCTTGGATAAGAATGATGGCTGATGTATTTTCAACATTCTTTTTTGATATTCAATTACCTATT
This region of Nostoc sp. UHCC 0302 genomic DNA includes:
- a CDS encoding DUF262 domain-containing protein, with the translated sequence MSTAPRPMTVNEAYRLYRSGNLLVNRKYQRKLVWTVSEKEKLIGSILLKYPIPLILLAERPQIHGSGKYEIIDGMQRLNAIFSFIENTFAFENEYFDIDEFSYARQLAEDGTFEKIQDNSAKILAKNKCADIVDYLLAVTVYTAMEEEDITEIFGRINSSGKHLSRQERRQAGVTTLFAEVVRTIAMKLRGDDSEKILRLPEMPEISIDSKQSNQGYKIQADDTIWCKQGALNVIQLRESEDEQMIADIVASILLNEPLSRSTERFDDLYDPNSSYAQKLENALITYLPKRLEEEIIKTFSILRESIESYSSESKCLLKIVNPKSNNPIPTAFYTIFMAFFDLIIHQEFSPTDPSGIMNALKNLQQRLDLSHRYTKTEDRKNNINQTKGLIQDFFARREPPVLGHGVELALDFENSLRRSRIETTRYECKQGLLDLSPSRKLNHDLVEKIIETICGIANLGSATDGYIHIGVTDSKKDADKIEEIDKIQPIEINGRYVVGIDREANLHNKAKDTEQYVRILSNAIQNSTLTVPLKTQVLAKFDTILYKGLSVIRITIPPQITVSFVGKTAFTRKDSSTVPVEGPELLAIFQLFQK
- a CDS encoding endonuclease domain-containing protein, producing MNNPIPKQPLPRKDEENRNIIIGQKVNSVKVQRAKELRQQMTPEEKILWQHLRANRLHGLHFRRQQIIDGFIADFYCHKAGLVVEVDGKIHEQQVEYDLERDKVLLAKGLRLLRIKNEEVIQEINKVLMCIYKACSEET
- a CDS encoding Lin0512 family protein, with protein sequence MARKRLIIEMGMGIDQHGQEPTVAAARAVRNAIAHNALPGVWEVAGLNDPNQMIVEVEVAVPYPEQVREEEVLAVLPFGRKTLTVQSGGMVVQGKAIPALNDKNDEMLIAIAAVTVLIEND
- a CDS encoding DUF3598 family protein is translated as MTHLQEQHWEKLFGFLDTEDKPMYGTWTVYSPEKEIIKSSQGIRNLRANADKTVITHTNQFPSPDGSMLEKQWQMPKETCNLPDGLLHPANPSKRALALIDDGSSAWVTQKLESGHNFSAELFLKHEDWNTSIGSIYAENGDLEKILYLREHLNSFPDIATGKEITHLLGNWIGTKQSITSDLKISEAEEIHNLVLDPTGGKNESFYLPDGVVLNIPKKLSIGQEFDIVAAKLVAENRYKRLTAKYNSFGVFVLLISEVFKSDNEDV
- a CDS encoding Rieske 2Fe-2S domain-containing protein; this translates as MALNTKILETEPPTSISETLEEKQEFNWRQCWYPVCFLQDLPTNRPYSFSLYDEPFVLFRNKDGQLVCLTDRCPHRAAKLSEGQIIDGKIECLYHGWQFGDNGECLHIPQLATDAKIPVNACVPSFKVVERQDIIWVWAGESETAVDELIPTLADVDKPGFIYTDFMLDLPYDQTYLIENVTDPAHVAISHHATRGGGNRKNAQPLEIEVLESSVKGIRGRWRGTNKSNETWKYIDFVAPTLVLNTAYIEERGWTFGLALYSIPLGKGRCRLLARGYRNFMNLGVKLRPRWLDHLNTNKILEQDLPLIVGQQAEIERLEASLKELYLPLKTSDTLVVEYRKWLDKFGASLPFYHGYSTRKNTGNGEFNQQPMLLNRFSRHTLICSSCNRAYQVTKRLQQSCIVVAIALAFIAILADTSGTKIAIISAAVTAVALAAISQKLKTHFEHSYTRH
- a CDS encoding thioredoxin domain-containing protein; this translates as MRTFFSLLGQLLQYLRTWSGIGLLCLILSWSLPAQAASDINPQLEKQVLQIIREHPQAILESVQAFQQEQQQKLKQARQGFLQDLKTNPEAVIGESPTTGPTQSKILLVEFSDFQCPYCAEAHKNLKQLLAKHEGEVRLVYKNLPLASIHAEALPSATAAWAANRQGKFWEYYDALFTNQKQLGEALYLDIAKNLNLDLDKFKRDRSLATPAIGKDVQLAQKLGIPGTPFFIVNSPTVSGVIQPPDLQSIFANADSK
- a CDS encoding alpha/beta hydrolase, which codes for MKVQINGIELFYDIKGAGEPLLLVAGFLCDHAYWSLLMPSLISRYQVIRVDNRGMGRSSAPDSPYSLKQMAGDIAALLDHIGIDKVHLAGHSMGGQIAQELVLAHPEKVQSLILLSSLAKGDERFNSIIETWGDLLNNVNLKLYEKVVLPWIFTDEFYSIPGMIEGLIEFAIKYPFPPATHTLYHHSRAILDFDTTDRLKHIHCPTLVLVGKQDVLTPIKFSEQLAQAISNAKLLVLERGGHGFLVESPDAVASAILKFLGSFTPTFTK
- a CDS encoding Nif11-like leader peptide family natural product precursor encodes the protein MTQHNAAQLFKAVKQNQALKQRLKATSDPEAFVKIAKDRGYEFTVEELHTEISKLSEEDLAAIVNPGLAPRRHIHPR